A genomic window from Streptomyces sp. MST-110588 includes:
- a CDS encoding urease subunit beta → MIPGQILPAAEPVRLNEGLPVTRMTVLNAADRPVQVGSHYHFAEANPGLDFDRAAAHGKRLNVPAGSAVRFEPGIPTEVELVPVGGKRIVAGLRGETRGPLDG, encoded by the coding sequence ATGATCCCGGGGCAGATTCTCCCCGCCGCCGAACCGGTGCGCCTGAACGAGGGCCTCCCGGTCACCCGCATGACCGTGCTCAACGCCGCCGACCGGCCCGTCCAGGTCGGCTCCCACTACCACTTCGCCGAGGCCAACCCCGGCCTGGACTTCGACCGCGCCGCCGCGCACGGCAAGCGGCTGAACGTGCCCGCCGGGTCCGCCGTACGCTTCGAACCCGGCATCCCCACCGAGGTCGAACTCGTCCCCGTCGGGGGCAAGCGGATCGTCGCGGGCCTGCGCGGCGAGACCAGGGGCCCCCTCGATGGCTGA
- a CDS encoding urease subunit gamma: protein MQLTPHEQERLMIHVAADVAEKRRARGLRLNHPEAVALLTSHILEGARDGRTVAELMSSGRKVLTREDVMEGVPEMIHDVQVEATFPDGTKLVTVHEPIN from the coding sequence ATGCAACTGACCCCGCATGAACAGGAACGCCTGATGATTCATGTGGCGGCTGATGTGGCCGAAAAGCGCCGGGCCCGCGGGCTGCGGCTGAACCACCCCGAAGCCGTCGCCCTCCTGACCTCGCACATCCTGGAAGGCGCACGGGACGGCCGGACCGTCGCCGAACTCATGTCCTCCGGCCGCAAGGTGCTCACCCGGGAGGACGTCATGGAAGGCGTCCCCGAGATGATCCACGACGTGCAGGTCGAGGCGACCTTCCCCGACGGCACCAAGCTCGTCACCGTCCACGAACCCATCAACTGA